In Cygnus atratus isolate AKBS03 ecotype Queensland, Australia chromosome 5, CAtr_DNAZoo_HiC_assembly, whole genome shotgun sequence, a single window of DNA contains:
- the SNAPC1 gene encoding snRNA-activating protein complex subunit 1 codes for MAAAAAGSVHGLQADCEELLGAFQEADTVRFERFAELWRERRFHTIFYGRIRALERNKLTKKTLELAQQYFLPPYAFQIRVGALYLLYGLYNTQLCQPKQKIRIALKDWPEILKFQQELIDSQHYDVAYIFRTLRLARAFHFTAMPKLLNYRTKKKIQENEFKEEFKDPSNRVSSLITNDVLEELMNIHEHYQKMKCVISADKSQPDKALSLIKDEFVVTLKDITLEHQEWQQKRMKLFLNAKEADEVLNKKEEGTSLESEGSERANALARIKYKSYSAVVEASKSRRHRQVKLESSESGSDYRKSPSRSKKTSRRPQPALRRGSLEFKGEMQAEKETVTQHIGMPVITEEDNSGEEEFSLPKRRRRR; via the exons ATGGCGGCCGCGGCGGCCGGCTCGGTGCACGGGCTGCAGGCGGACTGCGAGGAGCTGCTCGGAGCCTTCCAGGAGGCAGACACCGTCCGCTTCGAGCGCTTCGCCGAGCTGTGGAGGGAGCGCCGCTTCCACACCATCTTCTA TGGTAGAATAAGAGCTCTGGAGAGGAATAAGCTCACAAAGAAGACGTTAGAACTGGCACAGCAGTACTTCTTGCCACCATATGCGTTCCAGATTAGAGTTGGTGCTCTGTACCTTTTGTATGGGCTCTACAAtacacagctctgccagccaaAACAGAAG ATCAGAATTGCACTCAAGGATTGGCCTGAAATCCTGAAATTTCAACAGGAGCTGATAGATTCCCAGCATTATGATGTGGCATACATCTTCAGGACACTGCGACTTGCCAGAGCATTCCATTTCACAGCAATGCCAAAGCTA CTAAACTACAGAACTAAGAAGAAGAttcaggaaaatgaatttaaagaaGAATTTAAGGACCCAAGTAACAGAGTTAGCAGCCTCATCACTAATGATGTGTTGGAG gAGCTGATGAATATCCATGAGCACtatcagaaaatgaagtgtgtCATATCAGCTGACAAATCCCAGCCAGACAAGGCCCTGAGCTTGATAAAGGATGAATTTGTAGTTACTCTTAAAGACATAACTTTGGAACATCAGGAATGGCAGCAAAAAAGAATG aaattattccTAAATGCTAAAGAAGCTGATGAAGTgctaaacaaaaaggaagaaggaactTCACTAGAATCAGAA ggTTCCGAAAGAGCAAATGCGTTGGCTAGAATCAAATACAAGTCTTATTCTGCAGTTGTTGAG GCCTCCAAATCCAGAAGACATCGTCAGGTAAAATTAGAATCCTCTGAATCAGGATCAGATTATAGGAAATCTCCAAGCCGAAGTAAAAAAACCAGTAGGAGACCACAGCcagcactgagaagaggttCTTTGGAAttcaaag GTGAGatgcaagcagaaaaggaaactgtTACTCAGCACATTGGGATGCCTGTAATCACAGAAGAAGATAACTCGGGTGAAGAAG aattCTCTCTCCCCAAGAGGAGAAGAAGACGTTAG